A genomic window from Clostridium aceticum includes:
- a CDS encoding DUF512 domain-containing protein has protein sequence MVKLYNYDIILVAGTKKLKVGVFLKESNAKNVISKVVPGSIAEEVEIEVGDLLLSINGETIQDIIEYKFYLSDEYLELAIQKPDGEEWIIEIDKDYDEDLGIEFENPIIDEAKSCKNKCMFCFIDQLPSNMRKSLYFKDDDSRLSFLHGNYITLTNMKDEDIDKIIQYRISPINISVHTTNGALREKMLNNPRAGNILAILKKLADHHIEMNCQIVLCHGVNDGEALDATIKDLEELSYAINSVAVVPVGLTRYREKLYPLEAFNMETALKIIEQIASWQKKLLKKLDRNFVYLSDEFYLLAKKDFPHYEAYDGFPQLENGVGMVAKFQQEFYQHLEELKEMTLEVPQKVTLVTGTLVHETINALCQAMMKKIGNLTIQVEAIQNEFFGGQVSVTGLITATDLLKNLQGKDLGAKILLPESMLKSEEEVFLDDITISELERKLQTKVQVCEVEGSILIDKILDFKS, from the coding sequence ATGGTAAAATTATATAATTATGATATAATTTTAGTAGCAGGTACTAAAAAACTTAAAGTAGGTGTTTTTTTGAAGGAATCAAATGCAAAAAATGTTATTAGTAAAGTTGTCCCTGGAAGTATTGCAGAAGAAGTGGAAATCGAAGTAGGGGATCTTCTGTTAAGTATTAATGGTGAAACGATACAGGATATTATCGAATATAAGTTTTATTTATCAGATGAATACTTAGAATTGGCAATCCAAAAACCTGATGGAGAAGAGTGGATTATCGAAATAGATAAGGATTATGATGAGGATTTGGGAATAGAATTTGAAAATCCTATTATAGATGAAGCCAAGAGCTGTAAGAATAAATGTATGTTTTGTTTCATTGATCAGTTACCTAGTAATATGAGAAAAAGCCTATACTTTAAAGACGATGATTCTAGACTGTCTTTTTTGCATGGTAATTATATTACTTTGACCAATATGAAGGATGAAGATATAGATAAAATTATACAATATAGAATTAGCCCTATAAATATATCTGTACATACTACTAACGGTGCCTTAAGGGAAAAAATGCTTAATAATCCAAGGGCAGGAAATATTTTGGCAATACTAAAGAAATTGGCTGACCATCACATAGAAATGAACTGTCAAATCGTTTTATGCCATGGGGTCAATGATGGAGAAGCCTTAGATGCTACCATTAAGGATTTAGAAGAATTAAGCTATGCTATTAACAGTGTTGCGGTAGTGCCTGTGGGATTAACAAGGTATAGGGAGAAACTCTATCCTTTAGAAGCATTCAACATGGAAACTGCCTTAAAGATCATAGAGCAAATAGCGTCTTGGCAGAAAAAGCTGTTGAAAAAATTGGATAGAAACTTTGTCTATTTATCAGATGAGTTTTACCTACTAGCAAAGAAGGATTTTCCTCATTATGAGGCCTATGATGGTTTTCCACAGCTAGAAAATGGTGTGGGGATGGTGGCAAAGTTTCAGCAGGAATTTTACCAACATCTAGAAGAACTAAAGGAAATGACGCTAGAGGTACCACAAAAAGTAACTTTAGTTACGGGAACATTAGTACATGAAACAATAAACGCTCTTTGCCAAGCCATGATGAAAAAGATAGGAAATCTTACGATTCAGGTGGAAGCAATACAAAATGAATTTTTTGGTGGGCAGGTGTCGGTGACAGGGCTGATTACTGCTACTGATCTATTAAAAAATTTACAGGGCAAGGACTTAGGAGCGAAGATCCTTCTTCCTGAATCCATGTTAAAGTCCGAAGAAGAAGTGTTTTTAGATGATATAACGATAAGCGAGCTAGAAAGGAAACTGCAAACCAAAGTACAGGTTTGCGAAGTAGAAGGCAGCATTTTAATCGATAAAATTTTAGATTTTAAATCATAA
- a CDS encoding DUF3189 family protein, with protein sequence MNIIYSCFGGAHSSVVTASIHMGYLPIDRHPTKEEILAIPFYDKAQNEEIGKPLPMGVDRKGHKIYVMGMGHARNYYTKMAYELYSQWMSSYKKDLVIINVTSLLNNSTRLGGFLSRRLNIVTIGRPLTVYGIRKNYHYFTELVRSVQGTIS encoded by the coding sequence ATGAATATTATATACAGTTGTTTTGGTGGAGCCCACTCCTCTGTTGTTACCGCATCTATTCATATGGGTTATTTGCCTATAGATCGCCATCCAACGAAGGAGGAGATATTGGCCATACCTTTTTATGATAAAGCACAAAATGAAGAAATAGGCAAGCCTCTACCTATGGGGGTAGATAGGAAGGGGCATAAGATTTATGTTATGGGTATGGGACATGCTCGAAATTACTATACAAAAATGGCTTACGAGCTTTATAGTCAGTGGATGAGCAGCTATAAAAAGGATTTGGTCATTATCAACGTAACGTCTTTACTAAATAACTCTACTAGACTGGGAGGCTTTCTATCTAGACGATTAAACATTGTGACAATAGGAAGACCCCTTACCGTTTATGGTATTCGAAAAAATTATCATTATTTTACCGAATTGGTCAGAAGTGTGCAGGGAACAATATCATAA
- a CDS encoding DUF3189 family protein produces the protein MKIIYVYKKNVYAAYKAAYLHLKLDENSIPHEGLREINREVKPYYIGLDEDLNEVYIADGGRNLTIYRNVMEGLSSIYGEEIKIIDIK, from the coding sequence ATGAAAATAATATATGTTTATAAAAAAAATGTGTATGCAGCCTACAAAGCTGCATATCTTCATTTAAAATTGGATGAAAATAGTATACCTCATGAGGGATTAAGAGAGATAAACAGAGAAGTAAAACCCTATTATATAGGTTTAGATGAGGATTTAAATGAGGTATATATAGCTGATGGAGGTAGAAATCTAACTATCTACAGAAATGTTATGGAGGGTTTATCCTCTATTTATGGTGAAGAAATAAAAATTATTGATATAAAATAA
- a CDS encoding capping complex subunit for YIEGIA, whose translation MEIGITELIIAVVTMHKDKVGGSAPIFYVENEEQLERMALLISKTTRGMVHDLEGGTYIIVKH comes from the coding sequence ATGGAAATTGGTATTACCGAGTTGATTATTGCAGTTGTTACAATGCATAAAGATAAAGTGGGGGGGTCTGCTCCTATATTTTATGTAGAAAATGAAGAACAACTGGAAAGAATGGCACTATTGATTTCAAAAACCACAAGAGGTATGGTGCATGACCTAGAAGGAGGCACTTATATCATTGTGAAACATTAG
- a CDS encoding YIEGIA family protein — protein MDKHFITIIVSMVMGVIARTYMMKIDYRQYPTYPQAYLSHFTLGVIAAGLGAVVIPAITEKEYVAVTFLAIAAQHFRDVRSLERESLDNIEPTELVPKGTAYIEDIAKTFEARNYMAIITATATGTAMYIGEILQLSIFIRAILGIIIGAIVINALNKMLETKLIDDIAEVREAKITFEGPLLTVAGVIIMNIGLKDSRETFVKNGIAVEIIPKDDNAIAVLSNIGQRQAIQHNAAIQLGIRKDVDEPDFTPIARRNPENGNIVMAIVAMEPNVEYLIEAVRRTPIIESSKRKPLDSYVGKKKAGMKE, from the coding sequence TTGGATAAACACTTTATTACAATAATTGTTTCAATGGTCATGGGTGTAATTGCTAGAACATATATGATGAAAATAGATTATAGGCAGTATCCTACTTATCCACAAGCCTATTTATCTCATTTCACCTTAGGTGTGATAGCAGCAGGGTTGGGAGCTGTTGTTATTCCAGCCATTACAGAAAAAGAGTATGTGGCGGTTACATTTCTGGCTATTGCTGCACAACATTTTAGAGATGTTAGAAGTTTAGAGAGGGAGAGCTTAGATAATATTGAACCTACTGAATTAGTTCCAAAGGGTACAGCTTATATCGAAGATATAGCAAAAACCTTTGAAGCTAGAAATTACATGGCAATTATCACGGCAACTGCTACTGGAACTGCTATGTATATAGGAGAAATATTACAGCTTTCCATCTTCATTAGAGCAATCCTTGGGATTATTATAGGCGCTATTGTGATTAATGCTCTAAATAAAATGCTAGAAACAAAGCTAATTGATGATATAGCAGAAGTAAGAGAAGCCAAAATTACCTTTGAAGGTCCTTTGTTAACCGTAGCAGGTGTAATTATTATGAACATAGGGTTAAAGGATTCAAGAGAAACTTTTGTAAAAAATGGTATTGCAGTAGAAATTATTCCTAAAGACGATAATGCTATAGCGGTTTTATCTAATATAGGACAGCGGCAAGCCATACAACATAATGCAGCTATTCAACTGGGGATTAGAAAGGATGTAGACGAACCTGACTTTACACCTATAGCAAGAAGGAATCCAGAAAATGGAAACATTGTTATGGCAATTGTAGCGATGGAGCCTAACGTTGAATATCTCATTGAAGCAGTAAGAAGAACCCCCATCATAGAATCCTCCAAACGAAAACCATTAGATTCTTATGTTGGGAAAAAAAAGGCTGGTATGAAGGAATAA
- the spoIIP gene encoding stage II sporulation protein P, protein MKSKLSLCLAIILVLMLITLPIAHGDDWYGEHGKYYRVYDAENNQLLFETAREVSRGDQYLSGDNKMYHVVRVNTRNHLAYAEFVKEVQLPKVNKEALQKVQLALKEGGLAALILAQEEGENGEEEQDRRVGIYATHSAESYTPTDGSESIEGGGGILKVAETLKNSFDNYGVEGVFDNTSHEPHDAGAYKRSRRTAVQLMRDQGIGTLIDVHRDATPAEAYLTEIDGEPASKVRLVIGRRNQNFKANEELAMQVKAVADESRPGLIKDIFYAKGDYNQDLTPRAMLVEMGTYQHTRQRAEKAAGYLAEVVTTALFGGIIEEEAADEEGAAPTPQETGGVEESNTGSGVGIIGLIAVIAIGGFAFLFISSGGNEWKSKLSNFKQEFANFLGRRKRK, encoded by the coding sequence ATGAAAAGTAAATTAAGTCTATGTCTTGCTATAATCTTAGTCCTAATGCTAATTACCCTTCCAATCGCTCATGGAGATGACTGGTATGGAGAGCATGGTAAATACTATAGAGTTTACGATGCGGAAAACAATCAACTGTTGTTTGAAACAGCCAGAGAGGTTTCAAGAGGAGATCAGTACTTAAGCGGAGATAACAAAATGTATCATGTTGTACGGGTAAACACAAGGAATCATTTAGCCTATGCAGAGTTTGTTAAGGAGGTACAGTTACCAAAGGTTAATAAAGAAGCCCTTCAAAAAGTACAATTAGCCCTAAAAGAGGGAGGATTAGCTGCATTAATTTTGGCTCAAGAAGAGGGAGAAAATGGAGAAGAAGAACAAGATCGACGTGTAGGAATTTATGCAACCCATAGTGCTGAATCCTATACACCCACCGATGGTAGTGAAAGTATTGAAGGTGGGGGCGGCATATTGAAGGTGGCAGAGACACTGAAAAATAGTTTTGATAATTATGGTGTTGAAGGTGTATTTGATAATACTTCCCATGAACCACATGATGCAGGAGCCTATAAAAGATCTCGAAGAACAGCAGTACAACTGATGCGAGATCAAGGAATTGGGACTTTAATCGATGTCCATAGAGATGCTACACCGGCAGAGGCATATTTGACAGAAATAGATGGGGAGCCTGCTTCAAAAGTAAGATTAGTTATAGGAAGACGTAATCAAAATTTCAAAGCGAATGAAGAGCTAGCCATGCAGGTAAAGGCAGTAGCCGATGAAAGTCGCCCAGGTTTGATTAAAGATATTTTCTATGCAAAGGGCGACTATAATCAAGATTTAACGCCAAGAGCTATGTTAGTAGAAATGGGGACTTATCAGCATACAAGACAGAGAGCAGAAAAGGCAGCTGGCTATTTAGCCGAAGTTGTAACAACTGCATTGTTTGGAGGAATTATAGAAGAAGAGGCTGCTGATGAGGAAGGTGCTGCTCCAACACCCCAGGAAACTGGAGGCGTGGAAGAAAGCAACACAGGTTCTGGTGTAGGAATCATTGGTTTGATCGCTGTAATAGCCATAGGAGGTTTCGCCTTTCTATTTATAAGTAGTGGCGGAAATGAATGGAAATCAAAACTTTCTAATTTTAAGCAGGAGTTTGCTAACTTTTTGGGAAGAAGAAAGAGAAAATAG
- a CDS encoding YphA family membrane protein → MAIGMILLIVVSILIFAGLAERVLDRLRLSDKAAIAIIIAIVVSTIFLPDINITENVSFNIGGFVIPMALAIYLFIKAETGKERWRAVIAAIVAGAVIYATQRYILPAEPEAQNIEPNYVYAMIAGIIAYVLGRSRRAAFIAGVVGVVITDVIQMVINAINNIPAPTRFGGAGGVDTTVIAGVFAVLLAEVIGEIRERLQGGTAKKDMHFEKGHFVSTLGESEKKSQKDDEEKRGDKDEK, encoded by the coding sequence ATGGCTATAGGAATGATTCTACTCATCGTTGTATCTATACTGATTTTTGCAGGTTTAGCAGAAAGAGTGTTAGATCGTCTGAGATTGAGTGACAAAGCAGCAATAGCAATTATCATTGCAATTGTTGTATCTACAATTTTTTTGCCGGATATAAATATCACCGAAAATGTGTCCTTTAATATAGGAGGATTTGTTATTCCCATGGCGCTAGCTATTTATCTGTTTATTAAAGCTGAGACCGGGAAAGAAAGATGGCGAGCTGTCATCGCAGCTATTGTAGCAGGAGCAGTGATTTATGCAACACAAAGGTACATACTTCCTGCAGAACCAGAGGCACAGAATATAGAGCCTAACTATGTTTATGCCATGATAGCAGGAATTATTGCCTATGTTCTTGGAAGATCTAGAAGAGCTGCTTTCATTGCTGGAGTTGTTGGGGTGGTTATTACAGATGTCATACAGATGGTGATCAATGCCATCAATAATATACCAGCACCTACTAGGTTTGGTGGAGCAGGTGGGGTAGATACTACTGTCATTGCAGGAGTTTTTGCTGTCTTATTAGCAGAGGTTATAGGAGAAATCAGAGAAAGACTACAGGGGGGAACAGCAAAAAAAGATATGCACTTTGAAAAAGGACATTTTGTCAGCACATTAGGTGAAAGTGAAAAAAAATCACAAAAGGATGATGAAGAAAAAAGAGGTGACAAAGATGAAAAGTAA
- the pnpS gene encoding two-component system histidine kinase PnpS, with amino-acid sequence MNQLEEKLISNAVLIQEFIKEDDNNFLNTTGLQEKMQDLGDQITTRITIIDEYGNVLVETFKKEGIIENHRDRPEIQAAYRGEVGKAIRYSNTVDLDMLYIALPLHTDEGNVVVRLAVSLLEIKKINQTLFYYIAISIGSGLIIAALIGYRFIEKIMEPIKEMTEVSKKMATGRLGLRVYVPSKDEIGELADHFNHMAVRLEEMIAKLSDSNTKFKALLTSITNPIIAVDNKKNVILLNTAAEKLFNIEGKDAIGKHILEVIRNNRLDEEIKKVLQDNIETQIEINVKDPQEKNLKVYTNLIRLENDPNKTIGLVTVIEDITEIRKLEKIRSHFVTNVSHELKTPLTSISGFVETLKSNTIEDEETKQRFLDIIDIETERLKRLIEDILTLSEIENSQHRALQEEVFPTNMMRQVEEMMRPIASNKGIELSSEIDMNLPMIYGNKDWFKQMLINLIDNAIKYTPSGGKVLLTGYKKYHNIVITVKDTGIGIPKKDLPRLFERFYRVDKARSRKVGGTGLGLAIVKHIILSFKGRIKVNSEQGKGSEFTVILPIEK; translated from the coding sequence ATGAATCAGTTAGAGGAAAAACTAATTTCTAATGCAGTTCTTATCCAGGAGTTTATAAAAGAAGACGATAATAATTTTTTAAATACTACAGGGTTGCAAGAAAAAATGCAGGATTTAGGAGATCAAATAACTACTAGAATTACCATTATTGATGAATATGGGAATGTTTTAGTAGAGACTTTTAAAAAAGAAGGAATTATTGAAAATCATCGTGATCGACCAGAAATACAAGCTGCTTATAGAGGAGAAGTCGGTAAAGCAATTCGTTACAGTAATACTGTAGACTTAGATATGTTATATATCGCTCTGCCTCTTCACACAGATGAAGGAAATGTTGTCGTTAGACTGGCGGTAAGCCTTTTAGAAATAAAAAAAATAAATCAAACTTTATTTTATTATATAGCTATCTCTATTGGCAGCGGTTTAATCATAGCTGCTTTGATAGGTTACCGATTTATTGAGAAGATCATGGAGCCAATAAAAGAGATGACAGAGGTGTCAAAAAAAATGGCTACAGGTCGATTAGGTTTGAGGGTTTATGTTCCTTCTAAGGATGAAATAGGTGAATTGGCAGATCACTTTAATCATATGGCAGTTAGGTTAGAGGAGATGATCGCTAAACTCTCAGATAGCAATACAAAATTTAAAGCTTTATTAACTAGTATTACAAATCCCATCATAGCAGTAGATAATAAGAAAAATGTTATCTTGTTAAATACTGCTGCTGAAAAATTATTTAATATTGAAGGAAAAGATGCTATAGGCAAACATATTTTGGAAGTAATCAGGAATAATCGATTGGATGAAGAAATAAAAAAAGTTTTACAAGACAATATAGAAACACAGATTGAAATTAACGTAAAGGATCCTCAAGAAAAAAATTTAAAAGTATACACCAATCTTATAAGATTAGAAAACGACCCTAACAAAACTATTGGATTAGTTACTGTTATTGAGGATATTACTGAGATAAGAAAGTTAGAAAAAATACGCTCACACTTTGTAACGAATGTGTCTCACGAGTTAAAAACACCGTTGACTTCTATTAGTGGATTTGTTGAAACACTGAAATCAAATACTATAGAAGACGAGGAGACAAAACAACGCTTTTTAGACATCATAGATATAGAAACAGAAAGATTAAAACGTCTGATCGAAGATATATTAACATTATCTGAAATAGAAAATTCTCAGCATAGGGCTTTGCAAGAAGAAGTTTTTCCAACAAACATGATGAGACAGGTAGAAGAAATGATGAGACCTATTGCAAGCAACAAAGGTATAGAGTTATCGTCAGAAATAGATATGAATCTTCCAATGATTTATGGCAACAAAGATTGGTTTAAACAGATGTTGATCAATCTAATAGATAATGCTATCAAATATACACCTAGCGGAGGAAAAGTTCTTTTGACTGGCTATAAAAAATATCATAATATCGTGATTACTGTAAAGGATACAGGAATAGGTATCCCTAAGAAAGATTTACCAAGGCTTTTTGAGCGATTTTATCGGGTGGATAAAGCTAGAAGTAGAAAAGTCGGAGGAACTGGGTTGGGTTTAGCTATTGTAAAGCATATCATATTATCTTTTAAAGGAAGAATTAAAGTAAATAGTGAGCAGGGAAAAGGTAGTGAGTTTACTGTGATTCTTCCTATAGAAAAATAA
- a CDS encoding response regulator — protein MDKRRILVVDDEEHILELIKFNLEKNGFYVLTSDNGEDCVDLLHNNVVDLVILDLMLPGIDGLEVCKEIRKIEGLNKLPIIMLTAKSEETDRILGLELGADDYVTKPFSVRELVARVKAVLRRIEDVKKQEVKVLKLRDIIMDLEKHEVSVSGRSVELTLKEFELLKMLLENRDKVMSRNVLLDEVWGYDYFGETRTVDVHIRHLRKKIGDDESGKYIETIRGVGYKMK, from the coding sequence ATGGATAAGAGAAGAATTTTGGTAGTAGACGACGAAGAACATATTTTAGAACTAATCAAATTTAATTTAGAAAAAAACGGTTTTTACGTGCTAACTAGTGATAATGGTGAGGATTGCGTAGATTTACTTCATAATAATGTGGTGGATTTGGTGATATTAGATTTAATGCTTCCTGGTATAGATGGGTTAGAAGTGTGCAAGGAAATACGAAAAATAGAGGGGCTGAATAAACTTCCCATCATCATGCTGACAGCAAAGAGCGAGGAAACTGATCGCATTTTAGGATTAGAGTTAGGGGCTGACGATTATGTTACAAAACCCTTTAGTGTAAGAGAATTAGTAGCTAGGGTAAAAGCAGTCTTAAGAAGAATCGAGGATGTAAAGAAGCAAGAAGTAAAAGTATTAAAATTAAGAGATATTATCATGGATTTAGAAAAGCATGAAGTCTCAGTGAGTGGCAGGTCAGTAGAACTGACCTTGAAGGAGTTTGAGTTATTGAAAATGTTGTTAGAAAATAGGGACAAGGTCATGTCAAGAAATGTACTTTTAGATGAAGTATGGGGCTATGATTATTTTGGAGAAACAAGAACTGTAGATGTACATATTCGGCACTTGAGAAAAAAAATAGGAGATGACGAAAGCGGAAAATATATAGAAACCATTAGAGGCGTGGGATATAAGATGAAGTAG
- the pgeF gene encoding peptidoglycan editing factor PgeF: protein MAFKIIEKKGVKVVVSEGLQQLGIVKHGFSTRIGGVSKDHNSTLNLSFKTNDDKNHVMANLQGFCEAIDVKLENLVLSDQVHSDGIKIVTIEDRGKGVLYDKDFSQVDALITDASAVALMTFHADCVPLLFADPVEKIVAAVHAGWKGTALKIGQKTVEKMMKEFDSRAEDIVVAIGPSIGKCCYEVSSEVIQRFNTNFTNASNIAFPTSEGKYMLDLWEANRIALKEIGLVDRNISIAGLCTACSTDLFYSHRKEKGLTGRMASVIELAE, encoded by the coding sequence TTGGCTTTTAAAATTATAGAGAAAAAAGGGGTAAAGGTTGTTGTTTCGGAGGGACTACAGCAGCTAGGTATAGTAAAGCATGGATTCAGCACAAGGATAGGTGGAGTAAGTAAAGATCATAATAGTACACTGAACTTAAGCTTTAAAACCAATGATGATAAAAATCATGTAATGGCCAACCTACAAGGTTTCTGTGAAGCCATAGATGTAAAACTTGAAAACCTGGTGTTGTCAGATCAAGTACATAGTGATGGTATAAAAATTGTTACCATAGAAGATAGAGGAAAGGGAGTTCTTTATGATAAAGACTTTAGTCAAGTGGATGCCCTCATTACTGATGCATCAGCAGTAGCGCTTATGACCTTTCATGCTGACTGCGTACCTTTGTTATTTGCTGATCCTGTAGAGAAGATTGTGGCCGCTGTCCATGCAGGATGGAAGGGAACAGCACTAAAAATAGGTCAAAAGACAGTGGAAAAGATGATGAAGGAGTTTGATTCTAGAGCAGAAGATATTGTTGTAGCTATAGGACCTTCTATAGGAAAGTGTTGTTATGAGGTATCAAGCGAGGTAATCCAAAGATTTAACACAAATTTTACAAATGCTTCAAACATTGCATTTCCAACTTCTGAGGGGAAGTATATGCTGGATTTATGGGAAGCTAATAGGATAGCCTTAAAGGAAATAGGCTTAGTAGATAGAAATATAAGTATAGCAGGTCTATGTACTGCTTGCAGCACAGATTTGTTTTATTCTCATCGTAAAGAAAAAGGACTTACTGGAAGAATGGCTTCTGTGATTGAACTAGCTGAATAA
- the nrdR gene encoding transcriptional regulator NrdR, protein MNCPFCGDGESKVVDSRPTDEGQSIRRRRECIACSRRFTTYEKIEELPLIVIKKTGNRESFNRNKILKGMIKACEKRPVALCDIENIVNEIEKQLYNSMEKEIKTEFIGELVMEHIKKLDEVAYVRFASVYREFKDINTFMGELRKLLKEKTN, encoded by the coding sequence ATGAACTGTCCTTTTTGTGGTGATGGTGAATCAAAGGTTGTGGATTCAAGACCTACGGATGAAGGTCAATCAATCCGCCGAAGAAGAGAATGTATTGCTTGTAGCAGAAGATTTACAACCTATGAAAAAATAGAAGAGTTGCCTTTAATTGTAATTAAAAAAACTGGAAATAGAGAATCTTTTAATCGTAATAAAATTTTAAAGGGCATGATTAAGGCCTGTGAAAAAAGACCTGTAGCACTATGTGATATAGAAAATATCGTTAATGAAATAGAAAAACAACTCTATAATTCTATGGAGAAAGAAATCAAAACAGAATTTATTGGAGAACTGGTAATGGAGCATATAAAGAAGCTAGATGAAGTGGCGTATGTTCGATTTGCTTCTGTCTATAGAGAGTTTAAAGATATTAATACTTTTATGGGAGAATTAAGAAAACTATTGAAAGAAAAAACCAATTAA
- a CDS encoding YlmC/YmxH family sporulation protein, protein MIRASDLTEKEVINITDGRRLGLISDIDVNLEKGKINAIIVPNSEKFLGLFGKELESEVTWAEIKKIGIDVILVEVKSNIEPHLNYYDEEDDFYSKEVKNKK, encoded by the coding sequence ATGATTCGAGCATCGGATTTAACAGAAAAAGAAGTGATTAATATAACTGACGGTAGAAGGTTAGGATTGATCTCTGATATTGATGTAAACTTGGAAAAGGGTAAGATCAATGCCATTATTGTCCCAAACAGCGAAAAATTCCTAGGTTTATTTGGGAAAGAGTTGGAGAGTGAAGTGACGTGGGCGGAAATTAAGAAAATAGGCATTGATGTGATTTTAGTAGAAGTGAAAAGTAATATTGAACCTCATCTAAATTATTATGATGAAGAAGATGATTTTTACTCAAAAGAAGTAAAAAATAAAAAATAG
- the sigG gene encoding RNA polymerase sporulation sigma factor SigG has translation MHINKVEICGVNTSELPVLKNDEMYKLFGRIKKGDHTAREQFIRGNLRLVLSVIQRFNNRGEHVDDLFQVGCIGLIKAIDNFDLSHNVKFSTYAVPMIIGEIRRYLRDNNSIRVSRSLRDTAYKALQVRDQLINKNSKEPVISEIAEQLNLPRAEVVFALDAIQDPVSLFEPIYHDSGDAIFVMDQVSDEKSEDETWIDGIAIREAMRKLNDREKLILTLRFFEGRTQMEVAEEIGISQAQVSRLEKTAVKHMKKYI, from the coding sequence ATGCATATCAATAAAGTAGAAATTTGCGGAGTAAATACATCGGAATTACCAGTGTTAAAAAATGATGAAATGTATAAGCTATTTGGTCGCATTAAAAAGGGAGATCATACTGCCAGAGAGCAGTTTATACGGGGAAATTTAAGATTAGTGCTGAGTGTCATTCAAAGATTTAATAATAGGGGAGAACATGTTGATGATTTATTTCAAGTGGGTTGTATTGGATTAATTAAGGCGATTGATAATTTTGATTTAAGTCATAACGTAAAGTTTTCTACTTATGCTGTTCCTATGATTATTGGTGAGATCAGAAGATATTTAAGAGACAATAACTCTATTAGGGTAAGTAGGTCTTTGAGAGATACTGCCTATAAAGCATTACAAGTAAGAGACCAATTGATTAATAAAAATTCTAAAGAACCAGTAATATCAGAAATTGCTGAACAATTAAATTTACCCCGAGCAGAGGTGGTTTTTGCCCTCGATGCGATTCAAGATCCTGTATCTTTATTTGAACCGATTTATCATGATAGTGGGGATGCTATATTCGTCATGGATCAAGTAAGTGATGAAAAAAGTGAGGATGAAACATGGATTGATGGTATCGCTATAAGAGAAGCTATGAGAAAACTGAATGATCGGGAAAAGCTGATTTTAACCCTGAGATTTTTTGAAGGAAGGACACAAATGGAGGTGGCAGAAGAAATAGGTATTTCCCAGGCACAAGTTTCTAGATTGGAAAAAACAGCAGTAAAGCATATGAAGAAATATATATAA